A window of Rhizobium acidisoli contains these coding sequences:
- the rpsR gene encoding 30S ribosomal protein S18 yields the protein MSETSSAPVRRPFHRRRKTCPFSGANAPRIDYKDVRLLQRYISERGKIVPSRITAVSQKKQRELAQAIKRARFLGLLPYVVA from the coding sequence ATGTCTGAAACTTCCTCCGCTCCGGTCCGCCGCCCGTTCCATCGCCGCCGCAAGACCTGCCCGTTCTCCGGCGCCAACGCGCCGCGGATCGACTACAAGGACGTACGTCTGCTGCAGCGCTACATTTCCGAGCGCGGCAAGATCGTTCCGTCGCGCATCACGGCCGTTTCCCAGAAGAAGCAGCGCGAACTCGCCCAGGCGATCAAGCGCGCCCGTTTCCTCGGCCTGCTGCCCTACGTCGTCGCCTAA
- the rpsF gene encoding 30S ribosomal protein S6: protein MALYEHVFLARQDISAQQVDALVEQYKGVIEANGGKVGRIENWGLKSLTYRIKKNRKAHYALMDIDAPAAAVQEMERQMRISEDVLRYMTIAVEKHEEGPSAMMQKRDRDDRPREGGRGPREGGFGDRDRGPRPPREGGFGDREDRPRRPREDRV, encoded by the coding sequence ATGGCTCTTTATGAACATGTATTCCTTGCCCGGCAGGATATTTCCGCTCAGCAGGTCGATGCCCTCGTAGAACAGTACAAGGGTGTGATCGAAGCTAACGGCGGTAAAGTCGGGCGTATCGAGAACTGGGGCCTCAAGTCCCTCACCTACCGCATCAAGAAGAACCGCAAGGCGCACTACGCCCTGATGGACATCGATGCACCGGCTGCTGCCGTCCAGGAAATGGAACGTCAGATGCGCATCAGCGAAGACGTTCTTCGCTACATGACGATCGCCGTCGAAAAGCATGAAGAAGGTCCGTCTGCCATGATGCAGAAGCGCGACCGTGACGACCGTCCGCGCGAAGGCGGCCGTGGCCCGCGTGAAGGCGGCTTCGGCGATCGTGACCGCGGCCCGCGTCCGCCGCGTGAAGGTGGCTTCGGCGACCGTGAAGACCGTCCGCGCCGTCCGCGCGAAGACCGCGTATAA
- a CDS encoding aldo/keto reductase — protein sequence MKYNSLGRTDISVSEICLGTMTWGSQNSETDAHAQMDYAVEKGVNFFDTAELYPTTPVSPETQGRTEDYIGSWFGKSGKRGDIVLATKVAGRGREYLRGGEGADARNIRLALEASLKRLRTDYVDLYQIHWPNRGHFHFRQNWSYNPFNQDRDKAVANMLDILETLGALVKEGKIRAIGLSNETTWGIQKYLTLSEQKSLPRVASVQNEYNLLYRHFDLDLAELSHHEDVGLLAYSPLAGGILSGKYVDGARPKGSRGSINHDIGGRLQPLQEPATKAYLGIAARYGLDPAAMALAFCLSRPFMASAIIGATSMEQLKVDIGAADLTLSAEVLAEIAKVHRQYPLPL from the coding sequence ATGAAGTACAATTCACTCGGCCGCACCGACATTTCCGTTTCAGAAATCTGCCTTGGCACCATGACCTGGGGTTCGCAGAACAGCGAAACCGACGCGCATGCGCAGATGGATTACGCCGTCGAAAAGGGCGTCAACTTCTTCGATACAGCCGAACTCTACCCGACCACCCCGGTTTCGCCGGAGACACAGGGCCGGACCGAAGACTATATCGGCAGCTGGTTCGGCAAATCAGGCAAGCGCGGAGATATCGTGCTTGCGACCAAGGTCGCCGGCCGCGGCCGCGAGTATCTGCGCGGCGGCGAAGGTGCGGATGCCAGGAATATCCGGCTGGCGCTCGAGGCCAGCCTCAAGCGGCTGCGGACGGACTATGTCGACCTCTACCAGATCCACTGGCCGAACCGCGGCCATTTCCATTTCCGCCAGAACTGGAGCTACAATCCGTTCAACCAGGATCGCGACAAGGCCGTCGCCAATATGCTCGACATTCTGGAAACGCTCGGCGCCCTGGTGAAGGAAGGCAAGATCCGGGCGATCGGCCTTTCCAACGAAACCACCTGGGGCATCCAGAAATATCTGACGCTGTCGGAACAGAAGAGCCTGCCACGTGTCGCCAGCGTCCAGAACGAATATAATCTGCTCTACCGCCATTTCGACCTCGATCTGGCCGAGCTCTCGCATCACGAGGATGTCGGGCTGCTCGCCTATTCGCCGCTCGCCGGCGGCATCCTGTCCGGCAAATATGTCGATGGCGCCAGGCCGAAGGGCTCGCGCGGCTCGATCAACCACGATATCGGCGGCCGCCTGCAGCCGCTGCAGGAGCCGGCGACCAAAGCCTATCTGGGGATCGCGGCAAGATATGGCCTCGACCCGGCGGCCATGGCGCTCGCCTTCTGCCTGTCCAGGCCCTTCATGGCCTCGGCCATCATCGGTGCGACGTCGATGGAGCAGCTGAAAGTCGATATCGGCGCGGCCGACCTGACGCTTTCGGCAGAGGTACTGGCGGAGATCGCCAAGGTGCACCGGCAGTATCCGCTGCCGCTCTGA
- the fabD gene encoding ACP S-malonyltransferase has product MTIAFTFPGQGSQAVGMGKDLSENFAEARAVFDEVDEALGEKLSDVMFNGPEETLTLTANAQPALMAVSIAVVRVLEAKGLDLKSKVAYVAGHSLGEYSALCAAGTFSLADTARLLRIRGNAMQAAVPVGVGAMAAIIGLEHADVVAVCEEAAATGACQIANDNGGGQIVISGEKAAVEKAAGLATDKGAKRAILLPVSAPFHSKLMAPAADAMREALAKVAKSDPVVPVIANVRAVPVTTADEIANLLVEQVTGQVRWRETVEWFAGNGVTTLYELGSGKVLTGLARRIDKTINGISVNGPADIDAAVAALMA; this is encoded by the coding sequence ATGACCATTGCTTTCACTTTTCCCGGTCAGGGCAGTCAGGCCGTCGGCATGGGCAAGGATCTGTCCGAGAATTTCGCGGAAGCCCGCGCCGTTTTCGACGAGGTCGATGAGGCGCTCGGTGAAAAGCTTTCCGACGTCATGTTCAACGGTCCCGAGGAGACCTTGACCCTGACGGCGAACGCCCAGCCGGCGCTCATGGCCGTCTCGATCGCCGTCGTCCGCGTTCTTGAGGCCAAGGGACTGGATCTGAAGTCGAAGGTCGCCTACGTCGCCGGCCACTCGCTCGGCGAATATTCTGCCCTTTGCGCGGCCGGTACCTTCTCGCTCGCTGACACGGCACGGCTGCTGCGCATCCGCGGCAATGCCATGCAGGCGGCCGTCCCCGTCGGCGTCGGCGCCATGGCCGCGATCATCGGTCTCGAACATGCCGATGTCGTTGCCGTCTGCGAAGAGGCTGCGGCAACCGGCGCTTGCCAGATCGCCAATGACAATGGCGGCGGCCAGATCGTCATTTCGGGCGAGAAGGCAGCCGTCGAAAAAGCTGCTGGCCTCGCCACCGACAAAGGCGCCAAGCGCGCCATTCTGCTGCCGGTCTCCGCACCCTTCCATTCCAAGCTGATGGCGCCTGCCGCCGACGCCATGCGCGAAGCACTGGCAAAGGTCGCCAAATCAGATCCCGTCGTGCCCGTTATTGCCAATGTCCGCGCCGTGCCCGTAACCACAGCCGACGAGATCGCCAACTTGCTGGTCGAGCAGGTGACCGGTCAGGTCCGCTGGCGCGAGACGGTGGAATGGTTCGCTGGCAATGGCGTCACCACGCTTTACGAACTCGGCTCCGGCAAGGTGCTGACCGGTCTTGCCCGCCGCATCGACAAGACGATCAACGGCATCTCCGTCAACGGTCCGGCGGATATCGACGCGGCCGTCGCCGCCCTCATGGCCTGA
- the fabG gene encoding 3-oxoacyl-[acyl-carrier-protein] reductase, which translates to MLDLSGRKALVTGASGGIGEEIARLLHKQGAIVGLHGTRVEKLEALAADLGERVKIFPANLSDRDEVKALGQKAEAELEGVDILVNNAGITKDGLFVRMSDEDWDAVLEVNLTSTFRLTRELTHPMMRRRYGRIINITSVVGVTGNPGQANYCASKAGMIGFTKSLAQEIATRNVTVNCVAPGFIESAMTGKLNDKQKEAIMGAIPMKRMGTGGEVASAVAYLASSEAAYMTGQTLHVNGGMAMI; encoded by the coding sequence ATGCTCGATCTTTCTGGCCGCAAGGCTCTCGTCACCGGCGCATCGGGCGGTATCGGCGAGGAAATCGCCCGCCTTCTCCATAAGCAGGGCGCTATCGTCGGCCTGCACGGCACCCGCGTCGAGAAACTGGAAGCCTTGGCGGCCGATCTTGGCGAGCGCGTCAAGATCTTCCCGGCAAACCTCTCGGACCGCGATGAGGTCAAGGCGCTGGGCCAGAAGGCCGAGGCCGAACTCGAAGGCGTCGATATTCTGGTCAACAATGCCGGCATCACCAAGGACGGCCTGTTCGTGCGCATGAGCGACGAAGACTGGGACGCGGTTCTCGAAGTGAACCTGACGTCGACCTTCCGCCTGACGCGCGAATTGACGCATCCGATGATGCGCCGCCGCTATGGCCGCATCATCAACATCACCTCCGTCGTCGGCGTCACCGGCAATCCCGGCCAGGCCAATTACTGCGCCTCCAAGGCCGGCATGATCGGCTTCACCAAGTCGCTCGCCCAGGAAATCGCCACCCGCAACGTGACGGTCAACTGCGTGGCGCCCGGCTTCATCGAGAGCGCCATGACCGGCAAGCTGAACGACAAGCAGAAGGAAGCGATCATGGGGGCGATCCCGATGAAGCGCATGGGCACGGGCGGTGAAGTTGCTTCGGCGGTCGCTTATCTTGCCTCCTCCGAGGCTGCCTATATGACGGGCCAGACGCTGCACGTAAACGGCGGCATGGCGATGATCTGA
- a CDS encoding acyl carrier protein codes for MSDIAERVKKIVIDHLGVDADKVVESASFIDDLGADSLDTVELVMAFEEEFGVEIPDDAADSILTVGDAVKFIEKAQA; via the coding sequence ATGAGCGATATCGCAGAACGCGTAAAGAAAATTGTTATTGATCATCTTGGCGTCGATGCCGACAAGGTCGTCGAGAGCGCCAGCTTTATCGACGATCTGGGCGCTGACTCGCTCGACACGGTCGAACTGGTCATGGCTTTCGAAGAAGAATTCGGCGTTGAAATTCCCGACGACGCTGCTGACTCGATCCTGACGGTCGGCGATGCCGTTAAGTTTATCGAGAAGGCCCAGGCCTGA
- the fabF gene encoding beta-ketoacyl-ACP synthase II, translating to MRRVVITGTGMVSPLGCGTEVTWSRLLAGQNGARLVTEFEVDDLPAKIACRIPIGDGTDGTFNVDQWMEPKEQRKVDPFIIYGMAAADMALADAGWHPETDEDQIATGVLIGSGIGGIEGIVEAGYTLRDKGPRRISPFFIPGRLINLVSGQVSIRHKLRGPNHSVVTACSTGAHAIGDAARLIALGDADVMVAGGTESPVSRISLAGFAACKALSTQHNDDPQKASRPYDRDRDGFVMGEGAGIVVLEELEHAKARGARIYAEIVGYGLSGDAYHITAPSEDGEGAGRCMAMALKRAGLTPADIDYINAHGTSTMADTIELGAVERLVGNAASKISMSSTKSATGHLLGAAGAIEAIFTTLAIRDNVAPPTLNLDNPERETAIDLVPHKAREREINVALSNSFGFGGTNASLVLRRYAQ from the coding sequence ATGAGACGTGTCGTCATAACAGGTACCGGCATGGTATCACCCTTGGGATGCGGAACCGAGGTGACGTGGTCCCGGCTGCTTGCCGGTCAGAACGGCGCCCGCCTCGTCACCGAATTCGAGGTCGACGACCTTCCCGCCAAGATCGCCTGCCGTATCCCCATCGGCGACGGCACCGACGGCACCTTCAATGTCGATCAGTGGATGGAGCCGAAGGAGCAGCGCAAGGTCGACCCCTTCATCATCTACGGCATGGCCGCCGCCGATATGGCGCTTGCCGATGCCGGCTGGCATCCCGAGACCGATGAGGACCAGATCGCCACCGGCGTGCTGATCGGCTCCGGCATCGGCGGCATCGAAGGCATCGTCGAAGCAGGTTACACCCTGCGCGACAAGGGCCCGCGCCGCATCTCCCCCTTCTTCATTCCCGGCCGCCTGATCAACCTCGTCTCCGGCCAGGTGTCGATCCGCCACAAGCTGCGCGGACCCAATCATTCGGTCGTCACCGCCTGCTCGACAGGCGCGCATGCGATCGGCGATGCCGCGCGGCTGATTGCGCTCGGCGACGCCGACGTCATGGTCGCCGGCGGCACGGAATCCCCCGTCAGCCGCATTTCGCTCGCCGGCTTTGCCGCCTGCAAGGCGCTGTCGACCCAGCACAACGACGACCCGCAGAAGGCTTCGCGCCCCTATGACCGCGACCGCGACGGCTTCGTCATGGGCGAGGGCGCCGGCATCGTCGTGCTCGAGGAACTGGAACACGCCAAGGCGCGCGGCGCCAGGATCTACGCCGAAATCGTCGGCTACGGCCTGTCGGGCGACGCCTATCACATCACCGCGCCGTCCGAAGACGGCGAGGGCGCCGGCCGTTGCATGGCGATGGCGCTGAAGCGCGCCGGGCTGACGCCGGCCGATATCGATTATATCAACGCCCACGGCACCTCGACCATGGCCGACACGATCGAGCTCGGCGCCGTCGAGCGGCTGGTCGGCAATGCCGCGTCGAAGATCTCCATGTCATCGACCAAATCGGCGACAGGACACCTTCTCGGTGCCGCCGGCGCGATCGAGGCGATCTTCACCACGCTCGCCATCCGTGACAATGTCGCGCCGCCGACGCTCAACCTCGACAATCCCGAACGCGAGACGGCGATCGATCTTGTTCCGCACAAGGCGCGCGAGCGGGAAATCAATGTGGCGCTGTCCAACTCGTTCGGATTCGGCGGCACGAACGCGTCGCTCGTCCTGCGCCGTTACGCGCAATAG
- the mltG gene encoding endolytic transglycosylase MltG has protein sequence MSDTTNQSNDTPQGENGRQAQKGPIIPKSPSEALRPERVPEPPKRSKKARGQVVLFLNFIMTMAVLVCVVAVIGFYYATSTYRNPGPLQTNTNFIIRNGAGLAEIASNLERNAIISDARIFRYITATHLSAGESLKAGEYEIKARASMSDIMELLKSGKSILYSVSFPEGLTVRQMFNRMLDDQVLEGDLPAALPAEGSLRPDTYKFSRGTKRAEIIQQMAAAQQKIVDQIWDKRDSSLPLRSKEEFVTLASIVEKETGVADERAHVASVFLNRLGKGMRLQSDPTIIYGLFGGDGKPADRPIYQSDLKRETPYNTYVIKGLPPTPIANPGKDALEAVANPWKTQDLYFVADGTGGHVFAATLEEHNANVKRWRKLEADKGSDPNIAVDGQPEEQPADDGAAVVPPKKKKIN, from the coding sequence GTGAGCGATACGACGAACCAGAGCAACGATACCCCGCAGGGCGAGAACGGCCGGCAAGCGCAGAAGGGACCGATCATCCCGAAGTCGCCGAGCGAAGCCCTGCGTCCGGAGCGCGTTCCGGAGCCGCCGAAACGGTCCAAGAAAGCCCGCGGCCAGGTCGTTCTTTTCCTGAACTTCATCATGACGATGGCGGTGCTGGTCTGCGTCGTTGCCGTCATCGGCTTTTATTACGCCACGTCGACCTACCGGAACCCCGGTCCGCTGCAGACCAACACCAATTTCATCATCCGCAACGGCGCCGGTCTCGCCGAAATTGCCTCCAATCTCGAGCGCAATGCGATCATCAGTGATGCCCGCATCTTCCGCTATATCACGGCAACGCATCTGTCTGCCGGCGAGAGCCTGAAGGCCGGTGAATATGAGATCAAGGCCAGAGCTTCGATGAGCGATATCATGGAGCTTCTGAAGTCCGGCAAATCCATTCTCTATTCCGTTTCCTTCCCCGAGGGCCTGACGGTCCGCCAGATGTTCAACCGCATGCTGGACGATCAGGTACTGGAAGGCGACCTGCCGGCCGCCCTGCCGGCCGAGGGCAGCCTGCGCCCGGATACCTACAAGTTCTCGCGCGGCACCAAGCGCGCGGAAATCATCCAGCAGATGGCGGCGGCACAGCAGAAAATCGTCGATCAGATCTGGGACAAGCGCGACTCCTCCCTGCCGCTGCGATCCAAGGAAGAATTCGTCACGCTCGCCTCGATCGTCGAAAAGGAAACCGGCGTTGCCGACGAACGCGCCCATGTCGCCTCCGTTTTCCTGAACCGGCTCGGCAAAGGCATGCGCCTGCAGTCCGATCCGACGATCATCTACGGTCTCTTCGGCGGCGACGGCAAACCAGCCGACCGGCCGATCTACCAGTCGGACCTGAAGCGGGAAACGCCATACAACACCTATGTCATCAAGGGGCTGCCGCCGACGCCGATCGCCAATCCCGGTAAGGATGCGCTTGAGGCCGTCGCCAATCCCTGGAAGACGCAGGACCTCTATTTCGTCGCCGACGGCACCGGTGGCCATGTTTTCGCGGCGACGCTCGAGGAGCACAATGCCAACGTCAAGCGCTGGCGCAAGCTCGAAGCAGACAAGGGTTCGGACCCCAACATCGCCGTCGACGGCCAGCCGGAAGAGCAGCCGGCGGATGATGGCGCTGCCGTCGTGCCGCCGAAGAAAAAGAAGATTAACTGA
- a CDS encoding YicC/YloC family endoribonuclease, translated as MALQSMTGFARREGTSGRWRWAWELRSVNGKGLDLRLRLPPGLERMEADVRRLAGESFSRGNLQASLSVTADENRFEAVLNREALAAVLAMREQLDGIIDPAPLKLDTLLLVRGIVEFRESEDGEEALAARDADIAAGLLAALADLRAMREQEGAALSRILLDHVTTIEGLTRMIEADTSRSPQEIAARLAGQVALLMDGMAALDRDRLHAEAALLATKADLREEIDRLKAHVAAARDLLVKDGPAGRRLDFLAQEFNRESNTICSKSNASAVTAAGIELKVVIDQFREQVQNLE; from the coding sequence ATGGCTTTGCAGTCCATGACCGGTTTTGCGCGGCGCGAGGGAACGAGCGGCCGCTGGCGCTGGGCATGGGAACTGCGTTCGGTCAACGGCAAGGGCCTCGACCTGCGGCTGCGCCTGCCACCTGGCCTCGAGCGCATGGAGGCGGATGTCCGCCGCCTTGCCGGCGAAAGCTTCAGTCGCGGCAATCTGCAGGCATCGCTCTCCGTCACCGCCGACGAGAACCGCTTCGAGGCCGTGCTGAACAGGGAAGCGCTTGCCGCCGTGCTTGCCATGCGCGAGCAATTGGATGGGATAATCGATCCGGCACCGCTGAAGCTCGATACGCTGCTTCTGGTCCGCGGCATCGTGGAATTCCGCGAAAGCGAGGATGGCGAGGAGGCGCTTGCCGCCCGTGACGCCGATATCGCCGCCGGCCTTTTGGCCGCCCTTGCCGATCTCAGAGCGATGCGGGAGCAGGAAGGGGCGGCGCTGAGCCGCATTCTTCTCGACCATGTCACGACGATCGAAGGCCTGACGCGGATGATCGAGGCCGACACCTCGCGCTCGCCGCAGGAGATCGCCGCGCGGCTTGCCGGTCAGGTCGCCTTGCTGATGGACGGCATGGCCGCGCTCGACCGCGACAGGCTGCATGCCGAAGCGGCGTTGCTGGCGACCAAGGCGGATCTGCGCGAGGAAATCGATCGTCTGAAGGCGCACGTCGCCGCGGCGCGCGATCTCCTGGTGAAAGATGGCCCTGCCGGACGCCGGTTGGACTTCCTTGCACAGGAATTTAACCGCGAATCGAATACCATCTGCTCGAAGTCGAATGCCTCGGCGGTCACCGCCGCCGGCATCGAGCTGAAAGTTGTGATCGACCAGTTCCGCGAGCAGGTCCAGAATTTGGAGTAG
- the gmk gene encoding guanylate kinase, translating to MNPAKSSPVQIARRGLMLVISSPSGAGKSTIARTLLEKDRQIGLSVSVTTRQRRPSEIEDVHYHFKSVREFERMRDSDALLEWAEVHGNFYGTPREPVEQAMAEGRDMLFDIDWQGAQQLQEKMSADVVSIFVLPPTMTELQSRLHRRAEDSEDVIQTRLANSRAEIAHWREYDYVIVNDDLNAAFDAVQSIVKAERLRRDRRHGMFDFVRELLEETPSL from the coding sequence ATGAATCCGGCGAAATCCTCGCCCGTCCAGATCGCTCGCCGCGGTCTGATGCTTGTCATCTCGTCGCCGTCGGGCGCCGGCAAGTCCACCATCGCGCGCACCCTGCTGGAGAAGGACAGGCAAATCGGCCTCTCCGTCAGCGTCACCACGCGCCAGCGCCGTCCGAGCGAAATCGAGGATGTGCATTACCACTTCAAGAGCGTGCGCGAGTTCGAGCGGATGCGCGATAGCGACGCGTTGCTCGAATGGGCCGAGGTGCATGGCAATTTCTACGGCACGCCGCGCGAGCCTGTGGAACAGGCCATGGCCGAGGGCCGCGACATGCTCTTCGATATCGACTGGCAGGGCGCCCAGCAATTGCAGGAAAAGATGTCGGCCGACGTCGTTTCGATCTTCGTACTGCCGCCGACCATGACCGAACTGCAGTCGCGGCTGCACCGCCGCGCCGAGGATTCCGAGGATGTCATCCAGACGCGCCTCGCCAACAGCCGTGCCGAGATCGCCCACTGGCGCGAATATGACTATGTCATCGTCAACGACGACCTCAACGCCGCCTTCGACGCCGTCCAGTCGATCGTCAAGGCCGAACGCCTGCGCCGCGATCGCCGCCACGGCATGTTCGATTTCGTCCGCGAGCTGCTGGAAGAGACGCCGTCGCTTTAA
- the rsmA gene encoding 16S rRNA (adenine(1518)-N(6)/adenine(1519)-N(6))-dimethyltransferase RsmA translates to MAALDGLPPLRDVIQRHGLDARKALGQNFLLDLNLTQKIARTAGALEEATIFEVGPGPGGLTRAILALGARKVIAVERDTRCLPALAEIADHYPGRLKVIEGDALKTDFEALAPDGPIKIIANLPYNVGTQLLVNWLLPKAWPPFWQSLTLMFQKEVGERIVACEDDDHYGRLGVLCGWRTQARMAFDVPPQAFTPPPKVTSTVVHLTPRENPIPCAVGNLEKVTQAAFGQRRKMLRQSLKPLGGERLLVKAGIDPARRAETLSVEEFCLLANSL, encoded by the coding sequence ATGGCAGCACTCGATGGCCTGCCGCCGCTTCGCGACGTCATCCAGCGTCACGGCCTCGATGCGCGCAAGGCGCTCGGGCAGAACTTCCTGCTCGACCTTAACCTCACGCAGAAGATCGCCCGCACGGCGGGTGCCCTCGAAGAGGCGACCATCTTCGAGGTCGGCCCCGGCCCCGGCGGGCTGACACGGGCAATCCTGGCGCTCGGCGCCCGGAAAGTCATCGCCGTCGAGCGGGATACGCGCTGCCTGCCGGCACTCGCCGAGATCGCCGATCACTATCCCGGCCGGCTCAAGGTGATCGAAGGCGATGCGCTGAAGACCGATTTCGAGGCTTTGGCGCCGGATGGACCGATCAAGATCATTGCCAACCTGCCCTACAATGTCGGCACGCAGCTTTTGGTCAACTGGCTGCTGCCGAAAGCCTGGCCGCCTTTCTGGCAGTCGCTGACGCTGATGTTTCAGAAGGAAGTCGGCGAGCGTATCGTCGCGTGTGAAGACGACGACCATTATGGCCGGCTCGGCGTACTCTGCGGCTGGCGGACACAGGCGCGCATGGCCTTCGACGTGCCGCCGCAAGCCTTTACGCCGCCGCCGAAGGTCACGTCGACGGTCGTGCATCTGACGCCGCGCGAGAATCCTATTCCCTGCGCTGTCGGTAATCTGGAAAAGGTAACGCAGGCGGCCTTCGGCCAGCGCCGCAAGATGCTGCGCCAAAGCCTGAAACCGCTCGGCGGCGAGAGGCTTCTCGTCAAGGCCGGGATCGATCCGGCCCGGCGGGCGGAGACCTTGTCAGTCGAGGAATTCTGCCTTCTCGCAAACAGCCTTTAA
- the pdxA gene encoding 4-hydroxythreonine-4-phosphate dehydrogenase PdxA produces the protein MTIPFSRPLALSQGDPAGIGPDITLMAWLRRRELGLPPFFLIGDPDVLALRARQLNLSVSIRETDKASEAAGMFADALPVMTLPAGIEVVAGEPHAATAKATIAAIEKAVSLVITGEALAVVTNPIAKSVLYEAGFRFPGHTEFLADLAARATGRPVTPVMMLSGPKLRAIPVTIHIPVLDVPEALTGELIVETCRIAHEDLRQRFGIAAPRLAVAGLNPHAGEGGTIGREDEDVIRPAIQRLRDEGIDAIGPLPADTMFHDEARARYDVAVCMYHDQALIPAKALGFDDSVNVTLGLPFVRTSPDHGTAFGIAGKGLAREQSLVAALKLAAQLGRTAESHR, from the coding sequence ATGACGATACCGTTTTCGCGACCGCTTGCGCTGAGCCAGGGCGACCCCGCCGGCATCGGGCCGGATATTACGCTGATGGCCTGGCTCCGGCGGCGTGAACTCGGGCTGCCGCCTTTCTTCCTGATCGGCGATCCCGATGTGTTGGCGTTGCGAGCCCGCCAGCTCAACCTTTCGGTTTCGATCCGCGAGACGGATAAAGCCAGCGAGGCTGCCGGCATGTTTGCCGATGCGCTGCCCGTCATGACGCTGCCTGCCGGCATCGAGGTGGTTGCCGGCGAGCCGCATGCGGCAACGGCGAAGGCCACGATCGCGGCGATCGAAAAAGCCGTGTCGCTTGTCATCACCGGCGAGGCGCTCGCGGTCGTCACCAACCCGATCGCCAAATCAGTGCTCTACGAGGCCGGTTTCCGGTTTCCCGGCCATACCGAATTTCTCGCCGATCTCGCCGCCAGGGCGACCGGCAGGCCGGTGACGCCCGTCATGATGCTGTCGGGACCGAAGCTTCGGGCCATTCCCGTCACCATCCATATTCCGGTCCTGGACGTGCCGGAGGCGCTGACCGGCGAACTGATCGTGGAAACCTGCCGGATCGCCCATGAAGATCTGAGGCAGCGCTTCGGCATCGCGGCGCCGCGGCTCGCCGTTGCCGGCCTCAACCCGCATGCGGGCGAAGGCGGGACGATCGGCAGGGAGGACGAGGATGTCATCCGCCCGGCGATCCAGCGCCTGCGCGACGAGGGCATCGATGCGATCGGCCCCCTGCCCGCCGACACGATGTTCCATGACGAGGCCCGCGCGCGATATGACGTCGCCGTCTGCATGTATCACGATCAGGCGCTGATCCCGGCCAAGGCACTCGGTTTCGACGACAGCGTCAACGTCACGCTCGGGCTTCCCTTCGTGCGCACCTCGCCGGATCACGGCACCGCTTTCGGCATCGCCGGCAAAGGACTGGCGCGCGAGCAGAGCTTGGTTGCAGCGCTGAAGCTCGCCGCCCAGCTCGGCCGCACTGCGGAAAGCCACCGCTGA